One Blattabacterium cuenoti genomic window carries:
- a CDS encoding alpha/beta hydrolase: MLLKNKLSIKHIIRKSVSVKERTLFLMIHGYGSNEKDLFSFLEKDLPKDFFIISIQGFYPIETGKYSWYDIDFDNEKKFINITQAKKTIEKISFFIHEAIKEYKLKKNPIWICGFSQGAILSYAIALKNSDKIKKVIALSGYLENSLFPQKINHCTDLEFFISHGKYDPIIPIDWVKKGLKFLKEKKIFSFFYKEYESEHTLCNTNYQDLINWVKEKHIYSEKNMNHE, translated from the coding sequence ATGCTTTTGAAAAATAAACTTTCAATTAAACATATTATAAGAAAATCTGTAAGTGTAAAAGAAAGGACTCTCTTTTTAATGATACATGGATATGGGAGTAATGAAAAAGATCTTTTTTCTTTTTTAGAAAAAGATCTTCCAAAAGATTTTTTTATAATTAGTATTCAAGGGTTTTATCCTATTGAAACGGGGAAATACTCTTGGTATGATATAGATTTTGATAACGAAAAAAAATTTATTAATATAACACAAGCAAAAAAAACTATTGAAAAAATATCATTTTTTATACATGAAGCCATAAAAGAGTATAAATTGAAAAAAAATCCAATATGGATATGTGGTTTTAGCCAAGGAGCTATTCTAAGCTATGCTATAGCGTTAAAAAATTCTGATAAAATAAAAAAAGTAATTGCTTTAAGTGGATATTTAGAAAATAGTCTTTTTCCACAAAAAATAAATCATTGCACCGATTTAGAATTTTTCATATCTCATGGTAAATATGATCCGATAATTCCTATAGATTGGGTAAAAAAAGGATTAAAATTTCTAAAAGAAAAAAAAATATTTTCTTTCTTTTATAAAGAATATGAATCTGAACATACTTTATGTAATACAAATTATCAAGATCTTATTAATTGGGTTAAAGAAAAACATATTTATTCTGAAAAAAACATGAATCATGAGTAA
- a CDS encoding ABC transporter ATP-binding protein, with the protein MIQAKNIYKSFGENKILKGVNIMVKEGSMVCILGESGIGKSTLLHILGTLDKPTINKKIKTILKINKKEILSMTDEELSSLRNRKIGFIFQTPQLLPEFTVLENICLPGFINKKNKEYVKKKAIDLLKKFNLYKYENSKIEELSGGQKQRLSVARALINNPKIIFADEPSGNLDQKNAEELHNFFSLLNHQFKQTFLIVTHNLQLANMADEKLKIENGKIHKIDK; encoded by the coding sequence ATGATTCAGGCTAAAAATATTTACAAGTCTTTTGGAGAAAACAAAATTTTAAAAGGAGTAAATATAATGGTGAAAGAAGGAAGTATGGTATGTATTTTGGGGGAATCGGGAATTGGAAAAAGCACTTTATTACATATTTTAGGGACTTTAGACAAACCAACCATAAACAAAAAAATAAAAACTATTTTAAAAATAAACAAGAAAGAAATATTATCTATGACAGATGAAGAACTTTCTAGTTTAAGAAATAGAAAAATAGGTTTTATATTTCAAACACCTCAACTTCTACCCGAATTTACTGTATTAGAAAATATTTGTTTACCAGGTTTTATCAATAAAAAAAATAAAGAATATGTTAAAAAAAAAGCTATAGATTTATTGAAAAAGTTTAACCTATATAAGTATGAGAATTCCAAAATAGAAGAATTATCTGGAGGGCAAAAACAGAGATTATCTGTAGCAAGAGCTTTGATCAACAATCCTAAAATTATTTTTGCGGATGAGCCTTCTGGTAATTTGGATCAAAAAAATGCAGAAGAATTACACAATTTTTTTTCTTTACTTAATCATCAATTTAAACAAACTTTTTTAATTGTCACTCATAATCTGCAGTTAGCAAATATGGCTGATGAAAAACTAAAAATAGAAAATGGGAAAATACACAAAATTGATAAATAA
- the sucC gene encoding ADP-forming succinate--CoA ligase subunit beta produces the protein MNLYEYQGREILSSFSIQVPYGRLASSPEEAVKAAEIIFKKTNKNSLVIKAQIHAGGRGKAGGIQIAKSLNEVYEKSKNILGKFLVTPQTSKKGKLVKKILLSEDVYFYEPPTEYYLSILLNRDIEKNMILYSREGGVNIEELSKKNTDKICIEVIDPILGLQFFQTRKIGFNLGIYNNESIKNFSIFLFSLYKAYMTYDALLLEINPLIITFDNKFVPVDIKMVLDNNALFRHKKYDLIQHDIEDIEGIEKEAIEYKLNFLKLEGNVGCMVNGAGLAMATMDMIQSCGGVPANFLDIGGSADRERVEKAFYLILKDKSVKTILINIFGGIVRCDTVAEGIINFFDKIYQDVEIPVVVRLQGTNEKVAKKLIIKSLLPIYFTDTLKEASDKIKEILHLK, from the coding sequence ATGAATTTATATGAATACCAAGGTAGAGAAATATTGAGTTCTTTTTCAATCCAAGTTCCTTATGGAAGGCTTGCCTCTTCGCCTGAAGAAGCTGTAAAAGCTGCTGAAATTATTTTCAAAAAAACTAATAAAAATTCTTTAGTCATTAAAGCTCAAATTCATGCTGGAGGTAGAGGAAAAGCTGGTGGTATTCAGATAGCAAAAAGTTTAAATGAAGTTTATGAAAAATCAAAAAATATTTTAGGAAAATTTTTAGTTACTCCTCAAACTTCAAAAAAAGGAAAATTAGTTAAAAAAATTTTATTATCTGAAGATGTTTATTTTTATGAACCCCCTACAGAGTATTATTTGTCTATATTATTGAATCGTGATATAGAAAAAAATATGATTCTTTATTCTAGAGAAGGGGGGGTTAATATAGAAGAATTATCAAAAAAAAATACAGATAAAATCTGTATAGAAGTAATAGATCCGATATTAGGACTTCAATTTTTTCAAACAAGAAAAATAGGTTTTAATTTAGGAATTTATAATAATGAATCTATAAAAAATTTCAGTATTTTTCTTTTTTCGCTTTATAAAGCTTACATGACTTACGATGCTTTATTATTAGAGATTAATCCTCTCATAATAACATTTGATAATAAATTTGTTCCAGTTGATATCAAAATGGTTTTGGATAATAACGCTTTGTTTCGTCATAAAAAATATGATTTGATACAACATGATATAGAGGACATAGAAGGCATTGAAAAAGAAGCAATTGAATATAAGTTAAACTTTTTAAAATTGGAAGGAAATGTAGGATGTATGGTAAATGGGGCTGGATTGGCAATGGCTACTATGGATATGATTCAGTCTTGTGGTGGAGTCCCTGCTAATTTTCTAGATATAGGAGGTTCTGCTGATAGAGAACGTGTAGAAAAAGCTTTTTACTTGATATTAAAAGATAAATCTGTAAAAACAATATTGATTAATATATTTGGAGGAATTGTACGTTGTGATACAGTTGCAGAAGGAATTATAAATTTTTTTGATAAAATTTATCAGGATGTAGAGATCCCTGTAGTTGTTCGTTTACAAGGAACAAATGAAAAGGTGGCAAAAAAATTAATTATAAAAAGTTTATTACCGATTTATTTTACTGATACTTTGAAAGAAGCATCTGATAAAATTAAAGAAATTTTGCATCTAAAATAA
- a CDS encoding AAA family ATPase, whose amino-acid sequence MRVLSEKYKPLKWNEVIGQKDIIFVLKKAIQENRLSKILFFFGPKGVGKSTCARILSNELNSFSGLEDFSLNRFEIDGIFNNSSESIYRIINQSRFVPRTGMYNIFIINNIHMFSLCSFNVFIKFIEEKHPHILFIFCGDEEKKIPKLILSRCQVYEFQGLSTKEIFIHLKMIAEKEDIEIENEALLILSKHAKGSIGKAIYLFEKLILYSETSISKEFLIQKLGIIDIKYYFKIVDCLLNKKMHEMFILLGKILQKKTNYYDLIIGLIKHFRNLFLSKNNETISILKFRKGIIFSYITQSKKISYFFLMNALNICFRLKKEYEKIHKNHRLVIEIYFMQLSYLFYTHNHNMEKEMEENRNKKDLSLKMEKEMEENRNKKDYKDDEKIELLQKNWIKFIQKFSDKINPVHLYFLKNETRFQMKKNKIFFIIPYKLEDRNILLIQTYFLKFFKEKFNDPYLEFEIVKKNSNRIKQYNLLYKKNKLVERLVERLNLKISSSEI is encoded by the coding sequence ATGCGTGTGTTATCTGAAAAATATAAACCATTAAAATGGAATGAAGTAATAGGACAAAAAGATATAATTTTTGTTTTAAAAAAAGCAATACAAGAAAATCGTTTATCTAAAATTTTATTTTTTTTTGGACCAAAAGGAGTAGGAAAAAGTACATGTGCACGTATTTTATCAAATGAATTAAATTCTTTTTCAGGATTAGAAGATTTTTCTTTGAATCGATTTGAGATCGATGGTATTTTTAATAATTCATCAGAGTCCATTTATAGAATCATAAATCAATCTCGTTTTGTTCCTAGGACAGGGATGTATAATATATTTATTATTAATAATATACATATGTTTTCTCTGTGTTCGTTCAATGTTTTTATCAAATTTATAGAAGAGAAACATCCACATATATTATTTATTTTTTGTGGAGATGAAGAAAAAAAAATACCAAAATTGATTTTATCACGTTGTCAAGTTTATGAGTTTCAAGGACTTTCTACGAAAGAAATTTTTATACATTTGAAAATGATTGCGGAAAAAGAAGATATAGAAATAGAAAATGAAGCATTATTAATTTTGTCTAAACATGCAAAAGGATCTATTGGAAAAGCTATTTATTTATTTGAAAAATTGATTTTGTATAGTGAAACCAGTATATCCAAAGAATTTCTGATTCAGAAATTAGGAATCATTGACATTAAATATTATTTTAAGATAGTAGATTGCCTTTTAAATAAAAAAATGCATGAAATGTTTATTTTATTGGGTAAAATTTTACAAAAAAAAACTAATTATTATGATTTAATTATAGGATTAATTAAACATTTTAGAAATTTATTTTTATCCAAAAATAATGAAACCATTTCTATTCTAAAATTTAGAAAGGGAATAATATTCTCTTATATTACGCAATCAAAAAAAATTTCATATTTTTTTTTAATGAACGCTTTGAATATCTGTTTTAGACTAAAAAAAGAATATGAAAAAATTCATAAAAATCATCGATTAGTAATTGAAATCTATTTCATGCAATTATCATATTTATTTTATACTCATAATCATAATATGGAAAAAGAAATGGAAGAAAACAGGAATAAAAAAGATCTTTCTTTAAAGATGGAAAAAGAAATGGAAGAAAACAGGAATAAAAAAGATTATAAGGATGATGAAAAAATTGAACTTTTACAAAAAAATTGGATAAAATTCATACAAAAATTTTCAGATAAAATAAATCCTGTTCATTTATATTTTTTAAAAAATGAGACACGATTCCAAATGAAAAAAAATAAAATATTTTTTATAATTCCATATAAATTAGAAGATCGCAATATTTTGTTAATTCAAACATATTTTTTGAAGTTTTTTAAAGAAAAATTCAATGATCCATATTTAGAATTTGAAATTGTAAAAAAAAATTCAAATAGAATAAAACAATATAATTTATTATATAAGAAAAATAAATTAGTAGAAAGATTAGTAGAACGATTAAATTTAAAAATTTCTTCTTCTGAAATATAA
- a CDS encoding ATP-dependent Clp protease ATP-binding subunit encodes MIHYSYFSQNSVIHLSSAYSDEDIENDSSTSSYGFGGSGTGSGYYGGGGSSIRSKTPVLDNFGRDLNSMAIEGKLDPVVGRDQEVERVSQILSRRKKNNPLLIGEPGVGKSAIAEGLALRIVQKKVSRVLYNKRVVVLDLASLVAGTKYRGQFEERMKAIINESEKNTGLILFIDEIHTMIGAGGTTGSLDASNIFKPALARGDIQCIGATTLNEYRQYIEKDGALERRFQKIIVQPSSEKETIEILKKIKGKYETHHNVLYTEEAIKACVHLTGRYIVDRFLPDKAIDALDEAGSRVHIKNIKVPQEIVLLEKELDSIRKEKSKVVKSQKYEEAARLRDTEKRIEKQLIKAQKEWEESSKKNKEIVSEENVEEVVSMMSGVPVNKIAQAEMKKLSKMMDILKEKIVGQDEAVEKIVKAVQRNRTGLKDPNSPIGSFIFLGQTGVGKTYLAKIFSKELFDSEESLIRIDMSEYMEKFSVSRLIGAPPGYVGYEEGGQLTEIIRRRPYSVILLDEIEKAHHEVFNILLQILDYGCVTDSIGRKINFKNTVIIFTSNAGTQQLKEFGQGIGFHTQARKFNNHIKYVLEQALKRTFSPEFLNRIDDIIIFNSLTKEDISKITRIELGKVILHVSNLGYKLVLFPEVIDFIQKKGFDQEYGARPLKRVIEKFIKNPISEYIISEKLKKGDQISLKMNTNNDNVEIMICKIK; translated from the coding sequence ATGATTCATTATTCTTATTTTTCACAAAACAGTGTAATTCATTTATCTTCTGCTTATTCCGATGAAGATATTGAAAACGATAGTTCTACTTCTTCTTATGGTTTTGGTGGAAGTGGGACTGGTTCTGGTTATTATGGGGGAGGTGGATCTTCAATTAGAAGTAAAACTCCTGTTCTAGATAATTTTGGAAGAGATTTAAATTCAATGGCCATAGAAGGAAAGTTAGATCCAGTAGTAGGAAGAGACCAAGAAGTTGAACGTGTATCCCAAATATTGAGTAGAAGAAAAAAAAATAACCCTCTTCTTATAGGAGAGCCTGGTGTAGGAAAATCTGCAATTGCTGAAGGATTAGCATTACGCATTGTACAAAAAAAAGTTTCTAGAGTGTTATACAATAAAAGAGTGGTTGTGTTAGATTTAGCAAGTTTAGTTGCTGGAACTAAATATAGAGGGCAATTTGAAGAAAGAATGAAAGCTATTATAAATGAATCAGAAAAAAATACAGGATTAATTCTTTTTATAGATGAAATTCATACTATGATTGGAGCAGGGGGTACTACAGGTTCATTGGACGCTTCTAACATATTTAAACCTGCTTTAGCAAGAGGAGATATTCAATGTATTGGCGCAACTACACTTAATGAATATAGACAATATATAGAAAAAGATGGAGCTTTAGAAAGAAGATTTCAAAAAATTATTGTGCAACCTTCTTCTGAAAAAGAAACTATAGAAATTTTAAAAAAAATAAAAGGGAAATATGAAACTCATCATAATGTTCTTTATACAGAAGAAGCGATCAAAGCTTGTGTCCATCTTACTGGACGATATATTGTAGATCGTTTTTTACCTGATAAAGCAATTGATGCTTTAGATGAAGCGGGGTCTCGTGTTCATATAAAAAATATAAAAGTTCCACAGGAAATAGTTCTTTTAGAAAAAGAATTAGACAGTATTCGAAAAGAGAAATCTAAAGTTGTTAAAAGTCAGAAATATGAAGAGGCGGCTCGTTTGCGAGATACAGAAAAACGTATAGAAAAACAATTAATCAAAGCCCAAAAAGAATGGGAAGAATCTTCTAAAAAAAATAAAGAAATTGTATCAGAAGAAAATGTTGAAGAGGTAGTATCTATGATGAGTGGAGTTCCAGTAAACAAGATTGCTCAAGCTGAAATGAAAAAATTGAGCAAAATGATGGACATATTAAAGGAAAAAATAGTAGGGCAAGATGAAGCTGTTGAAAAAATAGTAAAAGCTGTTCAAAGAAACAGAACTGGATTGAAAGACCCTAATTCTCCTATAGGTTCTTTTATTTTTTTAGGACAAACAGGAGTAGGAAAAACTTATTTAGCAAAAATTTTTTCTAAAGAGTTATTTGATTCAGAAGAATCATTAATTCGCATAGATATGAGTGAATATATGGAAAAATTTTCTGTATCTAGATTAATAGGAGCCCCTCCAGGTTATGTTGGTTATGAGGAAGGAGGACAATTAACAGAAATTATACGTCGTAGACCTTATTCTGTAATATTATTGGATGAAATAGAAAAAGCGCATCATGAAGTATTTAATATATTATTGCAAATATTAGATTATGGATGTGTAACAGATAGTATTGGTAGGAAAATAAATTTTAAAAATACTGTAATTATTTTTACTTCAAATGCAGGGACACAACAATTAAAAGAGTTTGGTCAAGGGATAGGGTTTCATACTCAGGCAAGAAAGTTTAATAATCATATTAAATATGTACTAGAACAAGCTTTAAAACGTACTTTTTCTCCTGAATTTTTAAATAGAATAGATGATATTATTATTTTTAATTCTTTAACAAAAGAGGACATATCGAAAATTACTCGTATAGAATTAGGTAAAGTGATTCTTCATGTATCCAATTTAGGGTACAAATTGGTATTGTTTCCTGAAGTCATAGACTTCATTCAAAAAAAAGGATTTGATCAAGAGTATGGAGCACGACCTTTAAAAAGAGTAATAGAAAAATTTATCAAAAATCCAATATCAGAATATATAATTAGTGAAAAATTAAAAAAAGGAGATCAAATTTCACTAAAAATGAACACAAATAATGATAACGTGGAAATTATGATTTGTAAAATCAAATGA
- a CDS encoding endonuclease III domain-containing protein — protein sequence MNFFSKKIRIIEKILNFLYPNPISTLYYINEYTLLISIILTAKSKEKKVNEITKFLFNKINSPMDTIRLSIENIKNIIKNIGLHNKKSKNIYDLSVILLKKYNGIVPKNISELKSLPGVGHKTASVFLSHVSDEFVFPVDTHIHRMMFRWRLSNGKNVKQTEIDAKCVFQKENWRKLHFQIIAYAREYSPSQKWDSKKDIIYQELLKNNLI from the coding sequence ATGAATTTTTTTTCAAAAAAAATAAGAATTATTGAAAAAATATTAAATTTTTTATACCCTAATCCAATTAGTACTTTATATTATATTAACGAATATACTTTACTAATATCTATAATATTAACTGCCAAAAGTAAAGAAAAAAAAGTTAACGAAATTACAAAATTTCTATTTAATAAGATAAATTCCCCTATGGACACAATTCGTCTTTCTATTGAAAATATAAAAAATATTATAAAAAATATAGGACTTCATAACAAAAAATCCAAAAATATTTATGATTTATCTGTTATTTTGTTGAAAAAATATAATGGAATTGTACCTAAAAACATTTCTGAATTAAAATCTTTACCTGGAGTAGGACACAAAACCGCATCTGTTTTTTTATCTCATGTATCTGATGAGTTCGTCTTTCCTGTGGATACTCACATTCATAGAATGATGTTTCGTTGGAGGTTGAGTAATGGAAAAAATGTTAAACAAACAGAGATAGATGCAAAATGTGTTTTTCAAAAAGAAAACTGGAGAAAACTACATTTCCAAATTATTGCTTATGCAAGAGAATACTCCCCATCTCAAAAATGGGACTCCAAAAAAGACATTATATACCAGGAATTATTAAAAAATAATTTAATTTAA
- a CDS encoding DUF3127 domain-containing protein: protein MEIIGIVKKLFDVQKFDSGFKKREIVITTEEPYPQNVLIEFIQDKVDLLKNIKLKDKIKISINIRGREWTNPKGIVRYFNSIQGWKIEHYFEGTGTSNKTSSTPSPSLSSDDFDDLPF, encoded by the coding sequence ATGGAAATTATAGGAATAGTCAAAAAATTATTTGATGTTCAAAAATTTGATAGCGGATTTAAAAAGAGAGAAATAGTTATTACCACTGAAGAACCATATCCTCAAAATGTATTAATTGAATTTATTCAAGACAAAGTGGATTTATTAAAGAATATAAAATTAAAAGATAAGATAAAAATTTCTATTAATATTAGAGGAAGAGAATGGACAAACCCAAAAGGAATTGTTAGATATTTTAATTCTATACAAGGATGGAAAATAGAACATTATTTTGAAGGAACAGGAACTTCAAATAAGACTTCTTCTACTCCATCTCCTTCTTTGTCTTCTGATGATTTCGATGATTTACCTTTTTAA
- a CDS encoding SPFH domain-containing protein yields the protein MSIFGLLFYGILALLILSFFSSFIFIVNQETAAILERMGKFHSIRYAGLNFKIPIVDNIVGKLTLKIQQLEVLVDTKTKDNVFVKVKVSVQFKVIKDKVYEAFYKLDNSHAQITSYVFDVVRAEVPKMRLDDVFERKDHIALAVKGELEGSMLDYGYSIIKALVTDIDPDEQVKQAMNRINTAEREKVAAEYQAEADRIKIVAKAKAEAESKKLQGKGTADQRREIARGILESVEVLNNVGINSQEASALIVVTQHYDTLQSMGESGNTNLILLPNTPGSASEMLNNMITSFNISNQIGETLKKKNNSKKNKF from the coding sequence ATGAGTATTTTCGGTTTACTATTTTATGGAATATTAGCTCTTTTAATTTTATCTTTTTTTTCTAGTTTTATTTTTATAGTGAATCAAGAAACAGCAGCAATTCTTGAAAGAATGGGAAAATTTCACAGCATTCGCTATGCTGGATTAAATTTTAAGATCCCCATTGTAGATAATATAGTAGGAAAACTTACATTAAAAATTCAGCAATTGGAAGTGTTAGTAGATACAAAAACAAAAGATAATGTTTTTGTTAAAGTGAAAGTATCAGTTCAATTTAAAGTAATTAAGGATAAAGTATATGAAGCTTTTTATAAATTGGATAATTCTCATGCTCAAATCACTTCTTATGTATTTGATGTGGTAAGAGCTGAAGTTCCAAAAATGCGTTTGGATGATGTTTTTGAACGAAAAGATCATATAGCTTTAGCAGTTAAAGGAGAATTGGAAGGGTCTATGTTAGATTATGGATATTCTATAATTAAAGCATTAGTTACAGACATTGATCCAGATGAACAAGTAAAACAAGCTATGAATCGCATTAATACAGCTGAAAGAGAGAAAGTTGCGGCTGAATATCAAGCAGAAGCTGATAGGATAAAAATTGTAGCTAAAGCTAAAGCAGAAGCTGAAAGTAAAAAATTGCAAGGAAAAGGAACAGCAGATCAACGTAGGGAGATAGCTAGAGGAATTTTAGAATCAGTAGAAGTATTAAATAATGTAGGAATTAATTCACAAGAAGCTTCCGCTTTGATTGTTGTCACACAACATTATGATACTCTTCAATCTATGGGAGAAAGTGGAAACACTAATTTGATTTTATTACCTAATACACCAGGATCAGCTAGTGAAATGTTAAATAATATGATCACTTCATTTAATATTTCTAATCAAATTGGAGAAACTCTTAAAAAAAAGAACAATAGTAAAAAAAATAAATTTTAA
- a CDS encoding iron-sulfur cluster assembly protein, with the protein MNNENFPLEDRIISVLKSIYDPEIPVDIYELGLIYDIQVYGKKVKITMTLTTPNCPVVESLPLEVKKKVESIREIKEVNVVLTFDPPWSREFMSEEARLELGFL; encoded by the coding sequence ATGAATAATGAAAATTTTCCTTTAGAAGATCGTATTATTTCTGTGTTAAAAAGTATATATGATCCTGAAATTCCAGTAGACATTTATGAGTTAGGTTTAATTTACGATATTCAAGTTTACGGAAAAAAAGTGAAAATAACAATGACTTTAACTACGCCTAATTGTCCAGTAGTAGAAAGTTTACCTTTAGAAGTAAAAAAAAAAGTTGAATCTATACGAGAAATAAAAGAAGTAAATGTAGTTTTAACATTTGATCCACCTTGGAGTAGGGAATTTATGAGCGAGGAAGCTCGTTTAGAACTAGGATTTTTATAA
- a CDS encoding M16 family metallopeptidase produces MFSHTFNRNTPPQSLKRKTTINIEKPQFFQMKNGLKVLIVENHKLPLVRVGLELDCKPFLEKDKAGIKKVFGHMLRSGTKNYTKEELDDIIDYMGCNLYTSFSETSIFTMKKYIDKSVSIISDIFMNSKFDNSKELDKIIKQRITDISLSEKDPNAILQRVRNVLYFGKNHPYGEYETHDTIKNITLHDLKKLYEKYYIPNIFYLSFIGDISKKEVEKLCSIYFSKWKKKSYIDSPVPKEYFLPSKIEIDIVDIPSLTQSSICFGGPICLKKNDPEYFSSMLANGILGGGAQSRLFINLREKKAYTYGAYSILKSDKNIGYFSVYTQVRSKVTENAIKDIIKEIVKITEKKIPLEELNIKKKELSGQFILDFEDPNRISDLFICELKNNLPNGFYKNYLNKIESVTIDDIYQSCRKFFLTKNGRIIIVGKANDILPGIKKLGYPIRYFDQFGALIKK; encoded by the coding sequence ATGTTTTCTCATACATTTAATCGTAATACCCCCCCTCAATCTCTCAAAAGAAAAACTACTATAAATATTGAAAAACCTCAGTTTTTTCAAATGAAAAATGGGTTAAAAGTTCTGATTGTTGAAAACCATAAACTTCCTTTAGTTCGGGTTGGATTAGAATTAGACTGTAAACCATTTTTGGAAAAAGATAAGGCTGGAATTAAAAAAGTTTTTGGTCACATGCTTCGTTCTGGAACAAAAAATTACACGAAAGAAGAATTAGACGATATTATTGATTATATGGGGTGTAATTTATATACTTCTTTTTCTGAAACATCTATTTTTACTATGAAAAAATATATAGATAAATCTGTATCTATAATAAGTGATATTTTTATGAATAGTAAATTTGATAATTCCAAAGAATTAGATAAAATAATTAAACAAAGAATTACAGATATTAGTCTTTCAGAAAAGGATCCAAATGCTATTTTACAAAGGGTTAGAAATGTTTTATATTTTGGAAAAAATCACCCTTATGGAGAATACGAAACTCATGATACAATTAAAAATATTACTCTTCATGATTTAAAAAAATTATACGAAAAATATTATATCCCGAATATATTCTATCTTTCTTTCATAGGAGATATTTCTAAAAAAGAAGTAGAAAAATTATGTTCTATTTATTTTTCTAAATGGAAAAAAAAGTCATACATAGATAGCCCTGTTCCAAAAGAATATTTTCTTCCATCTAAGATAGAAATAGATATAGTAGATATTCCTTCTTTAACGCAATCTTCTATTTGTTTTGGTGGTCCAATTTGCTTAAAGAAAAATGATCCTGAATATTTTTCTTCTATGTTGGCAAATGGAATTTTAGGAGGAGGAGCTCAAAGTCGTTTATTTATAAATCTTAGAGAAAAAAAGGCTTATACATATGGAGCATATTCTATTTTAAAATCTGATAAAAATATTGGTTATTTTTCAGTTTACACTCAAGTAAGAAGTAAAGTAACAGAAAATGCTATAAAGGATATCATAAAAGAAATTGTGAAAATAACAGAAAAAAAAATTCCTTTGGAGGAATTAAATATCAAAAAAAAAGAACTGAGTGGTCAGTTTATTCTTGATTTCGAAGATCCTAATAGGATTAGTGATCTTTTTATATGTGAATTAAAAAATAATCTTCCAAATGGATTTTACAAAAATTATTTGAATAAAATAGAATCAGTTACTATAGATGATATATATCAATCATGCCGTAAGTTTTTCTTAACAAAAAATGGAAGGATTATAATTGTTGGAAAAGCGAATGATATATTACCTGGGATTAAAAAATTAGGTTATCCTATTCGCTATTTTGATCAATTTGGAGCTTTAATAAAGAAATAA